In the genome of Oncorhynchus clarkii lewisi isolate Uvic-CL-2024 chromosome 4, UVic_Ocla_1.0, whole genome shotgun sequence, one region contains:
- the LOC139406842 gene encoding apoptosis regulator BAX-like isoform X1, which translates to MACVETSDDRVGEVLLKRVMQEQLDEVLLSEVPVVVSAETQELESEQEQKMVLQLAVMIRTIGDAFKENRELDDVIDGMVGQMTSKTSYWNLVEKVFEDGQITWERIAVLFYVAGRIAVKVVIAHLPELVKDILKWTLEYFRSKLLDWIQKHGGWMNSFAALARVQVERISSMSARSSGLILVFLGGVIMGSVITWKLSRRT; encoded by the exons AGTGATGCAGGAGCAGCTGGATGAGGTGTTGTTATCAGAGGTCCCGGTAGTGGTCTCCGCAGAAACCCAGGAATTGGAGAGTGAGCAAGAGCAGAAGATGGTGTTACAGCTGGCTGTGATGATACGTACCATCGGAGACGCCTTCAAGGAGAACAGGGAGCTGGACGA TGTGATAGATGGAATGGTGGGGCAAATGACCAGCAAGACCAGCTACTGGAATTTGGTAGAAAAGGTATTTGAGGACGGTCAAATCACCTGGGAGAGAATTGCTGTGCTGTTCTACGTAGCAGGGAGGATAGCTGTCAAG GTGGTGATTGCTCACCTCCCCGAGTTAGTGAAGGACATTCTGAAGTGGACTCTGGAGTACTTCAGAAGCAAATTACTGGACTGGATCCAGAAACATGGAGGATGG ATGAACAGTTTCGCTGCGCTGGCACGTGTACAGGTGGAGAGGATATCCTCTATGAGCGCCCGGTCCTCAGGGCTCATCCTGGTCTTCCTCGGAGGTGTCATAATGGGTAGTGTTATCACCTGGAAACTGTCCAGGaggacctga
- the LOC139406842 gene encoding apoptosis regulator BAX-like isoform X2, whose amino-acid sequence MQEQLDEVLLSEVPVVVSAETQELESEQEQKMVLQLAVMIRTIGDAFKENRELDDVIDGMVGQMTSKTSYWNLVEKVFEDGQITWERIAVLFYVAGRIAVKVVIAHLPELVKDILKWTLEYFRSKLLDWIQKHGGWMNSFAALARVQVERISSMSARSSGLILVFLGGVIMGSVITWKLSRRT is encoded by the exons ATGCAGGAGCAGCTGGATGAGGTGTTGTTATCAGAGGTCCCGGTAGTGGTCTCCGCAGAAACCCAGGAATTGGAGAGTGAGCAAGAGCAGAAGATGGTGTTACAGCTGGCTGTGATGATACGTACCATCGGAGACGCCTTCAAGGAGAACAGGGAGCTGGACGA TGTGATAGATGGAATGGTGGGGCAAATGACCAGCAAGACCAGCTACTGGAATTTGGTAGAAAAGGTATTTGAGGACGGTCAAATCACCTGGGAGAGAATTGCTGTGCTGTTCTACGTAGCAGGGAGGATAGCTGTCAAG GTGGTGATTGCTCACCTCCCCGAGTTAGTGAAGGACATTCTGAAGTGGACTCTGGAGTACTTCAGAAGCAAATTACTGGACTGGATCCAGAAACATGGAGGATGG ATGAACAGTTTCGCTGCGCTGGCACGTGTACAGGTGGAGAGGATATCCTCTATGAGCGCCCGGTCCTCAGGGCTCATCCTGGTCTTCCTCGGAGGTGTCATAATGGGTAGTGTTATCACCTGGAAACTGTCCAGGaggacctga